One genomic window of Staphylococcus hsinchuensis includes the following:
- a CDS encoding L-threonylcarbamoyladenylate synthase, with amino-acid sequence MDTKVWDVRDYQQNLNQYENLDEIKLTFERGGLVALPTETVYGLGADARNSLAVEKIYKAKGRPSDNPLIVHIHHRRQLEDFTEPINDKVELLMEQLWPGPISFIVPLKRGFLCERVSGGLSSIAVRMPSHSIGRQLLQYVDMPIAAPSANLSGKPSPTTFQHVYKDLNGRVEGIVNGDQSEEGLESTVLDCTQYPFRIARPGAITKSMIEKIIPDCVDDQEILDSEKPIAPGMKYKHYAPETPLTIINSFEGLENAKDTWNNSAFIVPDDKQSLVPKQAQLISLCQNEEDIKTANHNLYHILHDLDTNEAIQDAYIYGFEKRDDTMAIMNRMEKAADHHIGKGDNV; translated from the coding sequence ATGGATACTAAAGTTTGGGACGTTCGTGATTATCAGCAGAACTTAAATCAATATGAAAATTTAGATGAAATCAAATTAACGTTTGAACGTGGTGGTCTCGTTGCTTTGCCCACAGAAACGGTTTATGGCTTAGGTGCTGACGCTAGAAATTCATTAGCTGTTGAAAAAATATATAAAGCAAAAGGACGCCCATCGGATAATCCGCTTATTGTACATATTCATCATCGCAGACAGTTGGAAGACTTTACTGAACCAATAAACGATAAAGTTGAACTGTTAATGGAACAATTATGGCCAGGGCCAATTTCGTTTATTGTGCCATTGAAACGTGGGTTTTTATGTGAGCGAGTAAGTGGAGGATTATCTTCTATTGCAGTAAGAATGCCAAGTCATTCGATAGGAAGACAATTACTTCAATATGTCGATATGCCCATCGCAGCTCCAAGTGCTAATTTAAGTGGAAAACCCTCCCCAACCACATTTCAACATGTATATAAAGATTTAAATGGCAGGGTAGAAGGTATAGTGAATGGTGATCAAAGTGAAGAAGGGCTTGAGAGTACAGTGTTAGATTGTACGCAGTATCCTTTTAGAATTGCACGACCAGGTGCAATTACGAAATCTATGATTGAAAAGATAATTCCTGATTGCGTAGATGACCAAGAAATATTAGATAGTGAAAAACCGATCGCACCAGGAATGAAGTATAAGCATTATGCACCTGAAACGCCATTGACAATTATCAATTCATTTGAAGGTTTGGAAAATGCAAAAGATACATGGAACAATAGTGCCTTTATTGTCCCTGATGACAAACAAAGTCTTGTACCTAAGCAAGCTCAACTTATTTCTTTATGCCAAAATGAAGAAGATATAAAAACTGCTAATCACAATCTATATCACATTCTACACGACTTAGATACAAATGAGGCCATCCAAGATGCTTACATTTATGGCTTTGAAAAAAGAGACGATACGATGGCAATTATGAATCGAATGGAAAAAGCAGCAGATCATCATATAGGTAAAGGAGACAATGTATGA
- the prmC gene encoding peptide chain release factor N(5)-glutamine methyltransferase, which yields MLNYKSLLGQAQQQCLHKGFEKSRAEWLMLDLFHWNKTDLLLHLNDEVTAEHLKLYEKATERMLTGEPIQYIVGHQTFYGETFKVNQHCLIPRPETEEVMLHFFHQLKHEDQVVDIGTGSGNIPIMLKKLDPTLKVYATDLYSEPLEIAKDNAKKHNTEINFLQGDTLTPLFEQGLKFNGLISNPPYIDNEEAKMMEETVLKYEPHHALFAESHGYQIYDQILSQLPKVLLPHAKVVFEIGFKQGEQLKQMIYERYPHLEVNLIKDINGNNRIISFEWI from the coding sequence ATGCTGAACTATAAATCATTGTTAGGTCAGGCTCAACAGCAGTGCCTTCATAAAGGATTTGAAAAAAGTCGAGCAGAGTGGTTAATGCTCGACTTATTTCATTGGAATAAAACCGATTTGCTTTTGCATTTAAATGATGAAGTGACGGCTGAACATTTGAAACTTTATGAAAAAGCAACTGAAAGAATGCTAACTGGGGAACCGATACAATATATCGTCGGACACCAAACTTTCTATGGAGAAACATTTAAAGTTAATCAACATTGCCTCATTCCAAGGCCTGAAACTGAAGAAGTTATGTTACATTTCTTTCATCAACTTAAACATGAAGATCAAGTGGTAGATATAGGTACGGGTAGTGGTAACATTCCTATTATGCTTAAAAAATTAGACCCCACTTTGAAAGTATATGCGACTGATTTATATTCAGAACCATTAGAGATTGCAAAAGATAATGCCAAAAAACATAATACTGAAATCAACTTTCTACAAGGAGATACATTAACACCGTTATTCGAGCAAGGGCTCAAATTTAATGGTTTAATTTCAAATCCACCATATATTGATAATGAAGAAGCAAAAATGATGGAAGAAACTGTGCTTAAATACGAACCGCACCATGCATTATTTGCTGAATCACATGGTTACCAAATTTATGATCAAATATTAAGCCAACTACCAAAGGTATTATTGCCCCATGCAAAAGTTGTGTTTGAAATTGGATTCAAACAAGGAGAACAGTTAAAACAGATGATTTATGAGCGATATCCTCATTTGGAAGTGAATTTAATAAAGGATATCAATGGTAATAATCGAATTATTTCATTTGAATGGATATAA
- the prfA gene encoding peptide chain release factor 1: MFDQLDIVEERYEQLNEMLSDPEVVNDPDNLRKYSKEQADLQKTVEVYREYKQVKEDLSDIDEMIRETKDKDELDMLKEESQSLNSRVPGLEEELKMLLIPKDPNDDKNVIVEIRAAAGGDEAAIFAGDLFRMYSRYAESQNYKTDIVEVAESDHGGYKEISFSVSGEDAFSKLKYENGAHRVQRVPETESGGRIHTSTATVAVLPEVEDVEIEIRNEDIKIDTYRSSGAGGQHVNTTDSAVRITHLPTGIIATSSEKSQIQNREKAMKVLKARLYDMKLQEEQQKYAAQRKSAVGSGDRSERIRTYNYPQSRVTDHRIGLTLQKLDQIIEGKLDEIIDALTVSEQTEKLKELNNAEL; the protein is encoded by the coding sequence GTGTTTGATCAATTAGATATAGTAGAAGAAAGATATGAACAATTAAATGAGATGTTAAGTGACCCTGAAGTTGTCAATGATCCAGATAATTTACGTAAATATTCTAAAGAACAAGCTGATTTACAAAAAACAGTAGAGGTTTATAGAGAGTATAAACAAGTTAAGGAAGATTTATCAGACATTGACGAAATGATAAGAGAAACTAAAGACAAAGACGAGTTAGATATGCTCAAAGAAGAAAGTCAATCTTTAAATAGTCGTGTGCCTGGTTTAGAAGAGGAATTAAAAATGTTATTAATTCCTAAAGATCCTAACGATGATAAAAACGTTATCGTAGAAATTCGTGCAGCAGCTGGTGGTGACGAAGCGGCTATTTTTGCTGGTGATTTATTTAGAATGTATTCACGTTACGCAGAATCTCAAAATTATAAAACAGATATCGTAGAAGTTGCTGAAAGTGACCATGGAGGTTACAAAGAAATCAGTTTCTCTGTTTCAGGTGAAGATGCATTTAGTAAATTAAAATATGAAAATGGGGCGCACCGTGTACAACGTGTACCGGAAACGGAATCAGGTGGTCGTATCCATACTTCTACAGCTACTGTTGCCGTTTTACCTGAAGTTGAAGATGTTGAAATCGAAATACGTAACGAAGATATTAAAATCGATACGTACCGTTCAAGTGGTGCAGGTGGTCAGCACGTCAATACAACAGACTCAGCAGTACGTATTACCCATTTACCAACAGGTATTATTGCAACATCTTCTGAAAAATCACAAATTCAAAACCGTGAAAAAGCAATGAAAGTTTTAAAAGCCCGTTTGTATGACATGAAATTGCAAGAAGAACAACAAAAATATGCTGCTCAACGTAAGTCTGCAGTAGGTTCTGGTGACAGATCAGAACGTATTAGAACATACAATTACCCACAAAGTCGTGTAACAGATCATCGTATCGGTTTAACTTTACAGAAATTAGACCAAATCATCGAAGGTAAATTAGACGAAATCATTGATGCATTAACGGTTTCCGAACAAACTGAGAAATTGAAAGAATTAAACAATGCTGAACTATAA
- a CDS encoding thymidine kinase, with protein sequence MYETHHSGWIECITGSMFSGKSEELIRRLRRGLYAKQKVVVFKPAIDDRYHKDKIVSHDGNEIEAINISSAAEIMKHDLSDVDVIGIDEVQFFEKNVVHIIEQLAKKGHRVITAGLDMDFRGEPFEPIPELLAVSEEVIKLRAVCAVCGASASRTQRLIDGHPAKVDDPVILVGANEKYEPRCRAHHIVTPSDNDKEEM encoded by the coding sequence ATGTATGAGACACATCATTCCGGGTGGATTGAATGTATTACGGGTAGTATGTTTAGTGGGAAATCTGAAGAACTGATTCGTCGATTGAGACGTGGATTATACGCTAAGCAAAAAGTGGTCGTATTTAAACCAGCAATCGATGACCGCTATCATAAAGATAAGATTGTTTCTCATGATGGCAATGAAATAGAAGCAATCAATATTTCATCAGCGGCCGAAATTATGAAACACGATTTATCAGATGTTGATGTTATCGGTATAGATGAAGTACAATTTTTTGAAAAAAATGTAGTACATATCATAGAACAATTAGCTAAAAAAGGACATCGTGTGATTACAGCAGGATTGGACATGGATTTTCGTGGTGAGCCTTTTGAACCTATTCCAGAGTTATTGGCAGTTAGTGAAGAAGTCATTAAATTACGTGCTGTCTGTGCAGTTTGTGGTGCTTCCGCAAGTCGTACGCAAAGGTTGATAGACGGTCATCCCGCCAAAGTTGATGACCCGGTAATCTTAGTAGGTGCAAATGAAAAGTATGAACCAAGGTGTCGCGCGCACCATATCGTTACACCAAGTGATAATGATAAGGAGGAAATGTAG
- a CDS encoding type B 50S ribosomal protein L31, with translation MKQNIHPEYHTVIFLDTTTDYKFLSGSTKTSSETMEWEDGNEYPVIRLDVSSDSHPFYTGRQKFAAADGRVERFNKKFGYKSKNN, from the coding sequence ATGAAACAAAATATTCATCCCGAATACCACACAGTAATCTTTTTAGATACAACTACAGATTACAAATTCTTAAGTGGTTCAACTAAAACATCATCAGAAACTATGGAATGGGAAGATGGCAACGAATACCCAGTAATTCGTTTAGACGTATCTTCAGATTCACACCCATTCTACACAGGTCGTCAAAAATTCGCTGCTGCGGATGGTCGAGTGGAACGTTTCAACAAGAAATTCGGTTACAAATCAAAAAACAACTAA
- the rho gene encoding transcription termination factor Rho — MPEKERTSPQYESFHELYKNYTTKELTQKAKSLKLSNYSKLNKKELVLAIMEAQMEKDGNYYMEGILDDIQQDGYGFLRTVNYSKGEKDIYISASQIRRFEIKRGDKVTGKVRKPKDNEKYYGLLQVDFVNDENAEEVKKRPHFQALTPLYPEERIMLETSSNSYSTRIMDLITPIGLGQRGLIVAPPKAGKTSLLKEIANAIATNKPDAELFILLVGERPEEVTDIERSVESAEVVHSTFDEPPQHHVKVAELLLERAKRLVEIGKDVIILMDSITRLARAYNLVIPPSGRTLSGGLDPASLHKPKAFFGAARNIEAGGSMTILATALVDTGSRMDDMIYEEFKGTGNMELHLDRKLAERRIFPAIDIGRSSTRKEELLISKKELESLWQLRNIFTDSIDFTERFVRKLKRTDNNKQFFEQLQKSAEESTKTGKPII, encoded by the coding sequence ATGCCTGAAAAAGAACGAACATCACCTCAATACGAATCGTTCCACGAGTTATATAAAAATTACACTACAAAAGAGCTCACTCAAAAAGCTAAATCTCTTAAACTTTCAAATTACAGTAAACTTAATAAAAAAGAACTTGTATTAGCTATCATGGAAGCACAAATGGAAAAAGATGGTAACTATTACATGGAAGGTATTTTAGATGATATCCAACAAGATGGATATGGCTTTTTAAGAACTGTAAATTATTCTAAAGGTGAAAAAGATATTTACATTTCGGCTAGCCAAATTCGTCGTTTTGAAATTAAACGCGGTGACAAAGTAACTGGTAAAGTAAGAAAGCCGAAAGATAATGAAAAGTATTATGGTTTACTACAAGTTGACTTTGTAAATGATGAAAATGCAGAAGAAGTAAAAAAACGCCCGCATTTCCAAGCGTTAACACCGTTATATCCTGAAGAACGTATTATGTTAGAAACATCTTCAAACAGTTACTCTACACGTATCATGGATTTAATTACGCCTATTGGTCTGGGGCAAAGAGGTTTGATTGTCGCACCGCCTAAAGCAGGTAAAACATCGTTATTAAAAGAAATTGCCAATGCAATTGCGACAAATAAACCCGATGCGGAGTTATTTATTCTATTGGTAGGAGAACGACCAGAAGAAGTAACTGACATAGAACGCTCCGTAGAATCAGCAGAAGTTGTACATTCAACATTTGATGAACCGCCACAACACCATGTTAAAGTGGCTGAGTTATTACTAGAACGTGCCAAACGATTAGTTGAAATTGGTAAAGATGTCATTATTTTAATGGATTCTATTACACGTTTAGCACGTGCATACAATCTCGTCATCCCACCAAGTGGTCGTACACTATCAGGTGGTTTGGATCCAGCGTCATTACATAAGCCTAAAGCATTTTTCGGTGCTGCCCGAAATATCGAAGCAGGTGGAAGTATGACTATCCTTGCTACGGCATTAGTAGATACAGGATCACGTATGGATGATATGATTTACGAAGAATTTAAAGGAACAGGAAATATGGAGTTACATCTCGATCGAAAACTTGCAGAGCGTCGCATATTCCCTGCCATCGACATAGGTCGCAGTTCTACAAGAAAAGAAGAACTATTAATATCTAAGAAAGAACTTGAATCGTTATGGCAGTTACGTAACATTTTCACTGATTCTATTGATTTCACTGAGCGTTTTGTACGTAAATTGAAACGTACTGACAATAACAAACAATTCTTTGAACAATTACAGAAGTCTGCAGAAGAAAGCACGAAGACAGGAAAGCCTATAATTTAA
- a CDS encoding threonine/serine exporter family protein, protein MTLLLHIVLSFLTSFAFSFIYNSPKRTFVYSGLAGCCGYMASYLVETYFGIDSIYSKFIGSLALGCVSQILARKFKVPVISFLVTGLIPLVPGSIISRATQKLIQLNFGTATPIFIEGMLIASSIALGLLISNQIAKMLGFNQVTKEDYYPN, encoded by the coding sequence ATGACATTACTTTTACATATTGTATTAAGTTTTTTAACGTCATTTGCTTTCAGCTTTATATACAACAGCCCTAAACGTACATTCGTTTACTCAGGTCTTGCTGGTTGTTGTGGTTATATGGCTTCGTACTTAGTAGAAACGTATTTTGGTATAGACAGTATTTATTCAAAATTCATTGGAAGTTTAGCACTTGGTTGTGTGAGTCAAATCTTGGCGCGTAAGTTCAAGGTGCCTGTTATATCATTCTTAGTAACAGGTTTAATACCATTAGTGCCAGGTAGTATTATTTCACGCGCAACACAAAAGTTAATCCAACTCAATTTTGGAACTGCTACTCCAATTTTTATTGAAGGTATGTTAATTGCAAGTTCAATCGCTTTAGGTTTATTAATTTCAAACCAAATTGCGAAAATGCTAGGTTTCAACCAAGTTACTAAGGAAGATTATTACCCAAACTAA
- a CDS encoding threonine/serine exporter family protein, with amino-acid sequence MEHIDEEEYRQITETILLAGRILLESGAETSRVEETIFSMARNFGYYHCEAYVISNIINVSLEEGRAPKIVRIQANTTDLRKIYEVNLVVKRIIHQEIDTFEAEKILKKIDEKTPMYSFIYKVLLAGLISFCFLYLQGGEWINTPSAVIAGMAGFAIAEGIKTKTLVLFIPDFIGAIAIGVLVTLGHALTPDSKLTPVLVAGIMPIVPGVLITSAIQDLFSRHMLTFTAKLLQAIVISFAIGSGLAVSLLFK; translated from the coding sequence ATGGAACATATAGATGAGGAAGAATATAGGCAGATTACTGAAACAATATTACTCGCAGGACGAATTTTGCTAGAATCTGGCGCTGAAACGAGTCGTGTTGAAGAGACGATCTTTTCGATGGCTAGAAATTTTGGTTATTATCATTGCGAAGCTTATGTTATAAGTAACATTATTAATGTTTCATTAGAAGAAGGTAGAGCACCTAAGATTGTACGTATTCAAGCGAACACAACAGATTTAAGAAAAATATATGAAGTTAATCTCGTAGTAAAAAGAATCATCCACCAAGAAATTGATACGTTCGAAGCGGAGAAAATATTGAAAAAAATTGACGAAAAGACCCCAATGTATAGTTTCATATATAAAGTCTTATTAGCCGGGTTGATTTCATTTTGTTTCCTTTATTTACAAGGTGGAGAATGGATAAACACGCCAAGTGCAGTAATCGCTGGAATGGCAGGTTTCGCTATTGCAGAAGGAATAAAAACGAAAACTTTAGTACTCTTCATCCCTGACTTTATAGGCGCCATTGCTATCGGTGTATTGGTTACATTAGGACATGCGCTTACCCCAGATTCGAAATTAACTCCAGTACTAGTTGCAGGTATTATGCCAATCGTACCCGGTGTGTTAATTACTTCAGCGATACAAGATTTATTCAGTCGTCACATGTTAACTTTTACAGCAAAATTATTACAAGCAATCGTGATCAGTTTCGCTATCGGGTCAGGACTTGCTGTATCATTACTATTTAAATAG
- a CDS encoding aldehyde dehydrogenase family protein has protein sequence MRNFTKQYIDGEWVESASGETLDVINPATEEVAGTIAKGNEDDVNKAVEAADRVYVEFRNTSVKERQDLLDKIVKEYENRKQDIIEAITDELGAPLSVSENVHYQMGLNHFTAARDALNDMEFEERRGDDLVVKEAIGVAGLVTPWNFPTNQTSLKLAAAFAAGSPVVLKPSEETPFAAIILAEIFDKVGVPKGVFNLVNGDGAGVGNPLSEHPKVRMMSFTGSGPTGSKIMQKAAEDFKKVSLELGGKSPYVILDDADVEEAAKAATSKVVNNTGQVCTAGTRTLVPESMKQDFLTAVKEQFSKVKVGDPREEGTEVGPIISKKQYDQVQSYIDKGVEEGAELFFGGPGKPEGLDKGYFARPTIFNNVENSMTIAQEEIFGPVMSIITYNDVDEAIKIANDTKYGLAGYVFGKDKETLHKVARSIEAGTVEINEAGRKPDLPFGGYKQSGLGREWGDYGIEEFLEIKSIAGYYK, from the coding sequence ATGAGAAATTTCACTAAACAATATATTGATGGTGAATGGGTAGAAAGCGCTAGTGGAGAAACTTTAGATGTTATCAACCCAGCTACCGAAGAAGTGGCAGGCACAATTGCTAAAGGTAACGAAGACGATGTAAATAAAGCTGTAGAAGCTGCAGATAGAGTTTATGTAGAGTTTAGAAATACAAGTGTCAAAGAAAGACAAGATTTACTAGATAAGATTGTTAAAGAATATGAGAATAGAAAGCAAGATATTATAGAAGCAATTACAGATGAGTTAGGTGCACCATTGTCAGTTTCTGAAAATGTCCACTATCAAATGGGCTTAAATCATTTCACAGCTGCAAGAGATGCTTTAAATGACATGGAATTTGAAGAAAGACGTGGAGACGATTTAGTAGTTAAAGAAGCAATCGGTGTAGCAGGACTTGTTACGCCTTGGAACTTCCCTACGAACCAAACTTCATTAAAACTAGCAGCTGCATTTGCAGCAGGTAGTCCAGTAGTATTAAAACCTTCAGAAGAAACACCATTTGCAGCTATTATTTTAGCTGAAATCTTTGACAAAGTAGGCGTACCTAAAGGTGTGTTTAACCTAGTAAATGGTGACGGCGCTGGAGTAGGAAATCCATTAAGTGAACATCCTAAAGTTAGAATGATGTCATTCACTGGTTCAGGCCCTACAGGATCAAAAATCATGCAAAAAGCTGCTGAAGATTTCAAAAAAGTATCACTTGAATTAGGTGGTAAATCACCTTATGTTATTTTAGATGATGCAGATGTTGAAGAAGCAGCAAAAGCAGCTACAAGTAAAGTTGTAAACAATACGGGGCAAGTTTGTACAGCAGGTACGAGAACATTAGTACCTGAAAGCATGAAACAAGATTTCTTAACAGCAGTTAAAGAACAATTTAGTAAAGTTAAAGTTGGAGACCCTCGTGAAGAAGGCACAGAAGTTGGTCCTATTATTAGTAAAAAACAATATGACCAAGTTCAATCATATATTGATAAAGGTGTAGAAGAAGGTGCCGAATTATTCTTCGGTGGCCCTGGTAAACCTGAAGGATTAGATAAAGGTTATTTCGCTCGCCCAACAATCTTTAATAACGTTGAAAATAGCATGACTATTGCTCAAGAAGAAATATTTGGTCCAGTAATGTCTATCATCACATACAATGATGTGGATGAAGCTATTAAGATTGCTAACGATACTAAATATGGACTAGCAGGTTATGTATTCGGTAAAGATAAAGAAACATTGCATAAAGTTGCACGTTCTATCGAAGCTGGAACAGTAGAAATTAACGAAGCAGGACGTAAACCAGACTTACCATTCGGTGGTTATAAACAATCTGGTCTAGGTCGTGAATGGGGCGATTACGGAATCGAGGAATTCTTAGAAATCAAATCAATCGCTGGTTATTACAAATAA
- a CDS encoding winged helix-turn-helix transcriptional regulator, translating into MEVCPYLEKTFKILGRSWNGLIINYLSRCTERSAHFSDMKRDLKTITPRALSLKLTELSEWGLVEKKIISKSPLNISYQLTDKGYALAEALVPIEDWAHDHLDLEEN; encoded by the coding sequence ATGGAGGTTTGCCCTTATCTAGAAAAGACCTTTAAAATTTTAGGGAGAAGTTGGAACGGTCTTATCATAAATTATTTATCTAGATGTACAGAAAGATCTGCGCATTTTTCAGATATGAAACGTGATTTAAAAACAATAACGCCACGTGCACTTAGTCTCAAGTTGACTGAACTTAGTGAATGGGGACTCGTTGAAAAGAAGATTATTTCTAAAAGTCCATTGAACATTTCGTATCAATTAACTGACAAAGGTTATGCATTAGCTGAGGCGCTCGTTCCAATTGAAGACTGGGCACACGATCATTTGGATTTGGAAGAAAACTAA
- a CDS encoding UDP-N-acetylglucosamine 1-carboxyvinyltransferase, with amino-acid sequence MVQEVIKIRGGQTLNGNVDIHGAKNSAVAIIPATILAEEQVTIDGLPQISDVETLVSLLGDLNIKTDLDGTTLNVDPTQIENTSLPNNKVESLRASYYMMGALLGRFKKCVIGLPGGCQLGPRPIDQHIKGFKALGATIDESSDSSMKIEAEKLTGANIYLDIVSVGATINIMLAAVRAEGQTKLENAAKEPEVVDVANFLSSLGADIKGAGTSTIKINGVDRLHGSRHQVIPDRIEVGTYMCIAAASGEQMRINNIIPTHVESLIVKLKELGVDLEVGEDYAVINKSDAFNSVDIKTLVYPGFATDLQQPITPLLFKADGVSFVTDTIYPARFKHVDELKNMGANIEADQGTATVKPSTLTGTDVYASDLRAGACLIVAGLLAEGVTTIHNVKYIHRGYANIVDTLNGLGADIWTEEI; translated from the coding sequence ATGGTTCAAGAAGTGATTAAAATTAGAGGTGGTCAAACACTTAACGGTAATGTGGATATCCATGGGGCAAAGAATAGTGCAGTAGCAATTATTCCAGCAACAATTTTAGCAGAAGAACAAGTGACTATTGATGGGTTACCACAAATTTCAGATGTAGAAACTTTAGTAAGTCTATTAGGTGATTTGAATATTAAAACTGATTTAGATGGAACAACGCTTAATGTGGATCCAACTCAAATTGAAAATACTTCATTGCCTAATAATAAAGTAGAATCATTGCGTGCATCTTATTATATGATGGGCGCATTGTTAGGTCGATTTAAGAAATGTGTGATTGGCCTTCCAGGTGGCTGTCAATTAGGACCAAGACCAATTGATCAACATATCAAAGGTTTCAAAGCATTGGGTGCCACAATTGATGAATCAAGTGACTCTTCAATGAAAATTGAAGCAGAAAAGTTAACAGGCGCTAATATTTATTTAGATATTGTAAGTGTTGGTGCAACGATTAACATCATGTTAGCTGCAGTTCGCGCTGAAGGACAAACTAAATTAGAAAATGCAGCAAAAGAACCTGAAGTGGTAGACGTTGCTAACTTCTTATCTAGTTTAGGTGCCGATATTAAAGGTGCAGGAACATCAACAATTAAGATTAATGGCGTTGATCGTTTACATGGTTCTAGACACCAAGTTATTCCTGATCGTATAGAAGTAGGAACTTATATGTGTATTGCTGCAGCAAGTGGCGAACAAATGCGAATCAATAATATTATACCTACGCACGTAGAATCACTAATCGTTAAACTAAAAGAACTCGGTGTAGATTTAGAAGTCGGAGAAGACTATGCTGTAATAAATAAAAGTGATGCGTTCAACAGTGTTGACATCAAAACGCTAGTTTATCCTGGCTTTGCTACAGACTTACAACAACCGATTACACCATTATTATTCAAAGCAGATGGTGTTTCATTTGTAACAGATACAATCTATCCTGCACGTTTCAAACACGTGGATGAATTAAAAAATATGGGTGCAAATATTGAGGCTGATCAAGGCACTGCAACAGTTAAACCTTCTACACTAACAGGTACTGATGTGTATGCAAGTGACTTACGTGCTGGTGCATGCTTAATTGTCGCTGGATTACTAGCTGAAGGCGTAACGACGATTCATAACGTTAAATATATCCATAGAGGCTATGCAAATATTGTTGACACATTAAATGGATTAGGCGCAGATATTTGGACAGAAGAAATTTAA
- the fdaB gene encoding class IIb fructose-bisphosphate aldolase FdaB produces the protein MPLVSMKEMLIDAKENGYAVGQYNLNNLEFTQAILEASQEENAPVILGVSEGAARYMGGFYTVVKMVEGLMHDKEITIPVAIHLDHGSSFEKCKEAIDAGFTSVMIDASHEPFEDNIEITSKVVEYAHANGVSVEAELGTVGGQEDDVVADGVIYADPKECQELVERTGIDTLAPALGSVHGPYKGEPKLGFKEMEEIGASTGLPLVLHGGTGIPTKDIQRAIPYGTAKINVNTENQIASAKAVRETLNKDQDMYDPRKYLGPAREAIKATVIGKIKEFGTSNQAK, from the coding sequence ATGCCTTTAGTTTCAATGAAAGAAATGTTAATAGATGCAAAAGAAAACGGTTATGCAGTTGGTCAATATAACTTAAATAACCTAGAATTTACACAAGCAATTTTAGAAGCTTCACAAGAAGAAAATGCGCCAGTTATCTTAGGTGTATCAGAAGGTGCTGCTCGTTACATGGGTGGTTTCTACACAGTTGTTAAAATGGTTGAAGGATTAATGCATGATAAAGAAATCACTATTCCAGTTGCAATCCACTTAGACCATGGTTCTAGTTTCGAAAAATGTAAAGAAGCAATCGACGCTGGATTCACTTCAGTTATGATTGATGCTTCTCATGAACCATTTGAAGACAATATTGAAATCACTTCAAAAGTGGTAGAATATGCACATGCAAACGGTGTTTCAGTTGAGGCTGAATTAGGTACAGTTGGTGGACAAGAAGATGACGTCGTTGCAGATGGTGTAATTTACGCTGATCCAAAAGAATGTCAAGAACTTGTTGAAAGAACAGGAATCGATACATTAGCACCTGCATTAGGTTCAGTACATGGACCATATAAAGGCGAACCTAAATTAGGATTTAAAGAAATGGAAGAAATTGGTGCATCAACTGGTTTACCACTTGTATTACATGGTGGAACTGGTATCCCAACGAAAGATATTCAAAGAGCTATTCCATACGGTACAGCTAAAATTAACGTAAACACTGAAAATCAAATTGCTTCAGCAAAAGCAGTACGTGAAACATTAAATAAAGATCAAGATATGTACGATCCTCGTAAATATTTAGGTCCTGCACGTGAAGCGATTAAAGCAACAGTTATTGGAAAAATTAAAGAATTTGGTACTTCAAACCAAGCAAAATAA